A window of the Bacteriovorax sp. PP10 genome harbors these coding sequences:
- a CDS encoding DnaA ATPase domain-containing protein: MSLNRATGRKLQILSAHEDPHQLDLLSFVTEHVAEFTAKEKPARVSSPKNNTPKIASYHFHGNVDINKSFANFCVGKSNQFAVEAIKRFISSDKNDFGLIFLKAASGLGKSHLLHAVGNEMLSLKKSFYFSSPLMMSPLVDTFSMLKFYDILLIDDIEEIEGNAELQKIFCQLMDFASAGKIKLIIAGAKLPKDLNACDERTKGKLSAALFHHIDEMNSDLAFDIVESKSTALNLNLPEGVKRLVSNQIGFNVYGVESLLYKFKNASDIKGQKITMEMALEEIKVKKVIYRSDDFHNFLNAVAIAFEISLEELMSSVRKKEFALARHVAMYVLKDKKRLGVMKIAELFERDHSSVVHAIARIKKQLESDQDMKNKVQALLSEV; this comes from the coding sequence ATGAGTTTAAATAGAGCGACGGGAAGAAAATTACAGATACTATCGGCACATGAGGATCCTCATCAGCTCGATTTATTGAGTTTTGTTACAGAACATGTCGCTGAGTTTACCGCAAAGGAAAAACCGGCACGCGTATCGTCGCCAAAAAATAATACTCCCAAGATTGCCTCTTATCATTTTCATGGAAATGTAGACATCAATAAGAGCTTTGCAAATTTCTGCGTTGGAAAATCTAACCAGTTTGCCGTTGAAGCGATTAAAAGATTTATTTCTAGCGACAAAAATGATTTTGGACTGATTTTTCTGAAAGCAGCAAGTGGGTTAGGGAAGTCACATCTTCTTCATGCTGTTGGTAATGAGATGCTTTCTTTGAAGAAGTCATTTTATTTCAGTTCACCTCTAATGATGTCTCCGCTGGTTGATACGTTTAGTATGCTGAAGTTTTACGATATTTTATTGATTGATGATATCGAAGAAATTGAAGGCAATGCTGAACTTCAAAAGATCTTTTGTCAGCTTATGGACTTTGCTTCGGCCGGTAAGATTAAATTGATTATCGCTGGTGCGAAATTGCCAAAAGACTTAAATGCTTGTGATGAGCGCACGAAAGGAAAGCTTTCGGCCGCACTTTTTCATCACATTGATGAAATGAACAGTGATCTTGCTTTTGATATCGTTGAATCAAAAAGTACTGCTCTCAATCTAAACCTTCCAGAAGGAGTGAAAAGATTAGTCTCAAATCAAATCGGATTTAATGTTTATGGAGTGGAGAGTCTTCTTTATAAATTTAAAAATGCCAGCGACATAAAAGGGCAGAAGATCACGATGGAAATGGCCTTAGAGGAAATCAAGGTTAAAAAAGTTATTTACCGTTCAGATGATTTTCATAACTTTCTGAATGCAGTCGCGATTGCTTTTGAGATAAGTCTTGAAGAGCTGATGTCTTCAGTAAGGAAAAAAGAGTTTGCTCTTGCCAGACATGTGGCGATGTATGTTCTTAAGGACAAAAAGAGACTTGGCGTGATGAAAATTGCAGAGCTTTTTGAAAGGGATCACAGCTCGGTTGTCCATGCGATTGCACGTATTAAGAAGCAGCTTGAGAGTGATCAGGATATGAAAAATAAAGTTCAAGCTCTGCTTAGTGAAGTTTAA
- a CDS encoding patatin-like phospholipase family protein — translation MTKTPVSHFALVLPGAVARGAYEAGVIQVLAESEMHIDRIVATSSGALNGLAYAIGIRNGCEKEMAQNLIAAWIENGGWQNSLSLNPLNLLTGRGLSDNSGLLEIMRRMVKPERNTKKREVEFRVIVAPINGVIGNIGKKEATTYEKIINFTGKDFDTQESLENVFNVVSAACAFPGLFRPVEIKGLGACLDGGTVNNAPIRYALEESDVNRVIIPVPFPRIMALGDWKRGMGLLNHLIAILINERLYRDLKNAQTVNKELDKLTKLMNEGIITKDQLDKIKSVLEIRNVEITEVRPLQNLKCSPFSGFFQKSERIRLIEAGRVAAQNCLERIPAHNIEGIQTT, via the coding sequence ATGACCAAGACTCCAGTATCACATTTTGCATTAGTTCTTCCTGGGGCAGTCGCACGTGGAGCGTATGAAGCAGGAGTCATTCAAGTTTTAGCTGAATCCGAAATGCATATTGACCGAATTGTTGCCACAAGCTCCGGTGCTTTAAATGGACTCGCTTACGCGATTGGAATACGCAATGGATGTGAAAAAGAAATGGCCCAAAATCTTATTGCAGCATGGATTGAGAATGGAGGCTGGCAAAATTCTTTATCTTTAAATCCACTCAACTTACTCACTGGCCGTGGACTCTCAGACAATAGTGGTCTTTTAGAAATTATGCGCAGGATGGTTAAACCAGAGCGTAATACAAAAAAACGTGAAGTTGAATTTCGAGTGATTGTCGCCCCTATTAATGGTGTGATTGGCAATATCGGAAAAAAAGAAGCTACAACTTATGAAAAAATTATTAATTTCACGGGTAAAGATTTTGATACGCAAGAAAGCTTAGAAAATGTTTTTAATGTTGTGAGTGCTGCTTGTGCATTTCCCGGGCTCTTTCGTCCGGTAGAAATCAAGGGGCTCGGTGCCTGCCTTGATGGCGGTACAGTCAATAATGCTCCGATAAGATATGCCCTCGAAGAATCTGATGTCAATCGCGTGATCATACCAGTTCCCTTCCCTCGAATCATGGCCTTAGGCGATTGGAAGCGTGGTATGGGTCTTCTAAATCACCTGATCGCCATCTTAATCAACGAGCGCCTTTATCGTGATTTAAAAAATGCACAAACGGTTAATAAGGAATTAGATAAATTAACGAAACTTATGAATGAAGGCATCATCACTAAAGATCAACTTGATAAAATAAAAAGTGTTCTTGAAATTAGAAATGTAGAAATTACTGAAGTTCGACCACTACAAAATTTAAAGTGTAGCCCTTTTTCTGGTTTTTTTCAAAAGAGCGAACGCATCCGCTTAATTGAAGCTGGACGTGTAGCGGCCCAAAACTGCCTAGAGCGTATTCCTGCCCATAACATCGAAGGCATTCAAACGACATAG